In Debaryomyces hansenii CBS767 chromosome A complete sequence, a genomic segment contains:
- a CDS encoding acetate--CoA ligase (highly similar to uniprot|P52910 Saccharomyces cerevisiae YLR153C ACS2 Acetyl-coA synthetase isoform) codes for MTSSPTHQVVHEANNIKKQETPKEFFERQPRQGHITSLEQYQELYEKSINDPETFFGEFGKELLHWDRDFERVKSGSLLHGDAAWFIGGQLNACYNCVDRHAFATPNKPAIIYEADEEKDSKILTFAELLREVCQVAGVLQSWGIKKGDTVAIYMPMNSQAIIAMLAVARLGAIHSVIFAGFSSGSIKDRVNDASCKALITCDEGRRGGKTINIKKLCDEALLNCPSIEKVLVYERTGNKEVTLKEGRDYWWSEETQKFAGYLPPVPVNSEDPLFLLYTSGSTGTPKGVVHSTAGYLLGAALTTKYVFDIHPEDVLFTAGDVGWITGHTYALYGPLSLGVPTVVFEGTPAFPDYGRLWQIVEKHKATHFYVAPTALRLLRKSGEQEIEKYDLSSLRTLGSVGEPISPDIWEWYNEKVGKGQCHVTDTYWQTESGSHFIAPIAGVVPNKPGSAAVPFFGIQTCLIDPVSGIEIQGNDVEGVLAVKDTWPSMARSVYKNHTKYMDTYLNPYPGYYFTGDGAARDHDGYYWIRGRVDDVVNVSGHRLSTAEIEAALIEHNAISEAAVVGMNDDLTGQTVVAFVALKEHLIANLKADESPEEALKLKKEMILQVRTQIGPFAAPKSVIIVEDLPKTRSGKIMRRILRKIAAGEADQLGDITTLSNPQSVAGIIGSFDSQFGKK; via the coding sequence ATGACCAGTTCTCCAACACATCAAGTTGTGCACGAAGCCAACAACATCAAGAAACAAGAAACTccaaaagaatttttcGAAAGACAGCCACGCCAAGGGCACATTACTTCGTTAGAACAATACCAAGAATTATACGAGAAGTCAATTAACGACCCAGAAACCTTTTTTGGTGAGTTTGGTAAGGAATTGTTGCACTGGGACAGAGACTTCGAAAGAGTCAAGTCTGGATCTTTGTTGCATGGCGATGCAGCATGGTTTATTGGAGGTCAATTGAACGCATGTTACAACTGTGTTGATAGACATGCATTCGCTACTCCAAACAAGCCAGCTATTATCTACGAagctgatgaagaaaaggaCTCTAAGATCTTGACTTTCGCCGAATTGTTGAGAGAAGTCTGCCAAGTTGCAGGTGTCTTACAAAGCTGGGGTATTAAGAAAGGCGACACTGTTGCCATTTATATGCCAATGAACTCGCAAGCGATCATTGCTATGTTGGCTGTTGCTAGATTGGGTGCTATCCACTCTGTTATTTTCGCTGGTTTTTCTTCTGGTTCCATTAAGGACAGAGTTAACGATGCATCTTGTAAGGCTTTGATCACCTGTGACGAAGGTCGTCGTGGTGGAAAGACCATTAACATCAAGAAATTGTGTGACGAGGCTTTATTGAACTGTCCATCCATTGAAAAGGTTCTTGTTTACGAAAGAACCGGTAATAAGGAAGTTACCTTAAAGGAAGGCCGTGATTACTGGTGGTCTGAAGAAACCCAAAAGTTTGCAGGCTACTTACCTCCAGTTCCAGTTAACTCCGAAGATCCATTATTCTTGTTATACACCTCAGGTTCTACTGGTACTCCAAAGGGTGTTGTTCACTCTACTGCTGGTTACTTATTAGGAGCTGCCTTAACTACTAAATACGTATTTGATATCCACCCAGAAGATGTCTTATTCACTGCTGGTGATGTTGGTTGGATTACTGGACACACCTACGCGTTATATGGTCCATTATCTCTTGGTGTGCCAACTGTCGTTTTTGAAGGTACCCCAGCTTTCCCAGATTACGGTAGATTATGgcaaattgttgaaaaacATAAGGCCACTCACTTCTATGTTGCTCCAACCGCCTTAAGATTATTAAGAAAGTCTGGtgaacaagaaattgagaaatacgatttatcttctttaagAACTTTGGGATCTGTTGGTGAACCTATTTCTCCAGATATCTGGGAATGGTACAACGAAAAAGTTGGTAAGGGCCAATGCCATGTCACTGATACTTATTGGCAAACGGAATCTGGATCGCACTTCATTGCTCCAATTGCAGGTGTCGTTCCAAACAAACCTGGTTCTGCTGCTGTACCATTCTTTGGTATCCAAACCTGTCTTATTGATCCAGTCAGTGGTATCGAAATTCAAGGGAACGACGTCGAAGGTGTTTTAGCCGTCAAAGATACCTGGCCATCCATGGCCAGATCGGTCTACAAGAACCATACCAAATATATGGACACCTACTTGAACCCATACCCAGGATATTACTTCACGGGTGATGGTGCCGCAAGGGATCATGATGGATACTACTGGATCCGTGGTAGAGTTGATGACGTTGTTAATGTTTCTGGTCACAGGTTATCGACTGCTGAGATCGAAGCTGCTTTAATTGAACATAATGCAATTTCTGAAGCTGCCGTTGTCGGTATGAATGACGACTTAACGGGTCAAACTGTTGTTGCTTTTGTTGCATTGAAGGAACACCTTATCGCTAACCTTAAAGCCGACGAATCCCCAGAAGAAGccttgaaattgaagaaagaaatgatcTTACAAGTCAGAACTCAAATTGGTCCATTTGCTGCTCCAAAGTCTGTTATTATTGTAGAGGATTTACCAAAGACTAGATCTGGTAAGATCATGAGAAGAATCTTAAGAAAGATCGCAGCCGGTGAAGCTGATCAATTAGGTGATATTACCACTTTATCTAACCCGCAATCTGTTGCTGGTATTATTGGCTCTTTTGATAGCCAATTTGGTAAGAAGTAG
- a CDS encoding DEHA2D12628p (similar to uniprot|P38211 Saccharomyces cerevisiae YBR004C GPI18 mannosyltransferase of the glycosylphosphatidylinositol biosynthesis pathway) produces the protein MKDISVIVKYFVLFKSIQLIIVYFTPVQFDTSSQLIIEKYRNDKLQVLSDWKLPFQISDSILSNIIDKFITWDAVYFSDLFLNDIKYEHQFVFCPLWWRIIKWIPIGEGNYYKKLMLGMLCSNICHLGTCIILYYLTFEMFKTSSLFTKTLREFSLISSIIYIISPAGIFLTASYSESPCALFSMASIYLREISINRENFNHLNSKNSLKTHWIYKVTYLLSGTMVSIAYGIRGNCLLLGAMFLFDLYEFGIRNRDITDSILSLVSGGQIFVSIIALNWYTYAIFCPARGEWCQSWIPSLFSYAQSHYWNVGFFNYWSLANIPNFLFALPTIVLTLQSFKHFTEEKPVKNLLPVMIVNGMLLVGAVFWWHVQILTRISSFLPLMYWFVASMWISDSPTYKRYSENTMKFMIGWNLIQTSMFAAFLPPA, from the coding sequence ATGAAAGATATATCTGTTATAGTGAAATACTTTGTGTTATTCAAGAGCATTCAGCTAATAATAGTTTACTTTACACCGGTTCAATTCGATACATCGTCACAGctaataattgaaaaatatcgGAATGATAAATTGCAGGTTCTAAGCGACTGGAAACTACCATTTCAGATCAGTGATTCAATACTATCCAATATAATCGATAAGTTCATTACCTGGGATGCTGTATACTTCAGTGATCTATTTCTCAATGACATCAAGTATGAGCATCAATTCGTGTTTTGTCCTTTATGGTGgagaataataaaatggATACCGATTGGTGAAGGTaattattacaagaaattgatgTTGGGAATGCTATGCTCGAACATATGTCATCTTGGTACGTGCATTATACTATACTATTTGACATTCGAAATGTTCAAAACATCGAGTCTTTTCACTAAGACGTTGCGGGAgttttcattgatttcGTCGATTATTTACATCATATCACCAGCGGGGATATTTTTAACGGCATCATATTCTGAAAGTCCATGTGCATTGTTTTCAATGGCATCGATTTACTTGAGAGAGATATCTATAAATCGAGAGAACTTTAACCATTTGAATTCTAAGAATTCGTTAAAGACGCATTGGATATATAAGGTGACGTACTTACTTTCTGGAACGATGGTGAGCATCGCTTACGGGATTAGAGGCAACTGTTTATTATTAGGGGCAATGTTTCTTTTTGACTTGTACGAATTTGGCATCAGAAACCGGGATATCACCGACAgcatattatcattagtCAGTGGGGGTCAAATATTCGTGTCAATAATAGCACTTAACTGGTACACATATGCGATATTCTGCCCTGCCAGAGGCGAGTGGTGCCAGAGCTGGATACCATCATTATTCAGCTATGCACAATCTCATTACTGGAACGTGGGGTTTTTCAATTACTGGTCGTTAGCCAATATCCCCAACTTTTTGTTTGCATTACCAACGATCGTGCTAACGTTGCAGAGTTTTAAGCATTTCACGGAGGAGAAACCAGTCAAGAACCTTCTTCCAGTCATGATAGTGAATGGTATGTTGTTAGTAGGGGCCGTGTTCTGGTGGCACGTACAAATATTGACCAGGATCTCGTCGTTTTTGCCACTTATGTACTGGTTTGTGGCAAGCATGTGGATATCAGACAGCCCGACGTACAAGCGATATAGTGAGAACACGATGAAGTTTATGATTGGGTGGAACTTGATCCAGACGAGTATGTTTGCGGCCTTCTTACCACCGGCGTGA
- a CDS encoding DEHA2D12650p (some similarities with CA5851|CaKIN2 Candida albicans KIN2), whose amino-acid sequence MNEASRDLVSQHPLYLAMSKCVEDELEMYGYRDFYPGWRVMTVDYRILIHELFKVDNQEMDHFISRVQTRYSEFLIDLRRSYPHHVKRLFRLILSLPMCEYEIENKSNSSSSGNKGSSNNYIKQFPYFRCGNNYLTEMGDDEVAITIREIFRRIEDNDLADALIGFAFHEYELIPLEGALEGPFRDAFITYLIRPICKMLKIALDIVTKVETERPATWHRPLPLIVDFMCRTDIVISKGSLVYCVTEVKKYPLLPDYNGKPLDGIRSIFSDQKEIMKQLICEMLYFKTDKGILTDSYVVVFVELDLDSFERNVHNSRPVKMGNESKKIVPIKYSIRNCHSAKPTLRESLLAYIYKSVEEDSKMIIKQERVRRLEEHLKLSGEALTDAILSEESSNSSEGSGSRPSTRGTNMSVFESISEETEQAKEGEADEMPINMPKNSNYVLMQNSDVFNAQLVKLEAICFKRFLLESIDDNTTLVAKVYDPRMVNRYEFKGYSFEEKKDVCYEWYRTERLCYSILSKDPEFNSCYVRQKMGQVMITMDKSYVAKGHFNLFRYIEKAPLPKDRETYEKARKQLEVIHRNGIVHRDIKEDNILCTKEGQVYIIDFALSRPNVNIYDSGSEQQDFNALERVFV is encoded by the coding sequence ATGAATGAAGCTTCCAGGGATTTAGTTTCACAGCATCCATTGTATCTCGCAATGTCTAAATGcgttgaagatgaattagagATGTACGGTTATCGTGATTTTTATCCAGGTTGGAGAGTGATGACAGTTGATTACCGGATTCTAATTCACGAGTTGTTTAAGGTTGATAATCAAGAAATGGatcattttatttcaagaGTTCAAACTCGATATCTGGAGTTTCTTATAGACTTAAGGAGAAGCTACCCACACCATGTTAAGAGGCTATTCAGGCTCATTTTGTCGCTTCCTATGTGTGAATATGAAATAGAGAATAAGAGTAATTCTTCGAGTAGTGGTAATAAAGGAAGCTCTAATAATTACATCAAACAATTTCCCTATTTTAGGTGCGGTAACAATTATTTGACAGAAATGGGGGATGACGAAGTGGCCATCACTATAAGGGAAATTTTCCGTCGAATAGAGGATAACGATTTGGCAGACGCCCTTATAGGTTTTGCTTTCCATGAATACGAATTGATTCCACTAGAAGGGGCCTTAGAAGGACCCTTTCGAGACGCTTTTATTACATATTTGATTCGCCCAATATGTaaaatgttgaaaattgCTTTAGACATTGTAACGAAAGTTGAGACTGAACGACCAGCTACATGGCACCGACCTTTACCTCTTATTGTCGACTTCATGTGTCGAACTGACATAGTTATTAGTAAAGGGAGCCTAGTGTATTGTGTTACAGAGGTTAAAAAGTATCCTCTATTGCCTGACTATAATGGCAAGCCATTAGACGGAATAAGAAGCATTTTTTCAGATCAAAAGGAAATAATGAAACAGCTAATCTGCGAGATGCTTTATTTCAAGACTGACAAGGGAATACTTACAGACTCTTATGTCGTTGTGTTTGTGGAACTAGACCTTGATTCTTTCGAACGGAACGTTCACAACCTGAGACCAGTGAAAATGGGCAACgaatcaaaaaaaatagtTCCAATTAAGTATCTGATTCGAAACTGCCACTCGGCTAAACCCACGTTGCGAGAATCACTATTGGCGTACATCTATAAATCAGTCGAGGAAGATTCGAAAATGATAATCAAACAAGAAAGGGTTCGCAGATTGGAAGAACATCTAAAGCTATCTGGAGAAGCATTGACGGACGCGATCTTGAGTGAAGAAAGCCTGAACCTGTCGGAAGGTTCTGGAAGTCGCCCAAGCACAAGAGGTACGAACATGTCCGTGTTCGAATCTATTAGTGAGGAGACCGAACAAGCGAAAGAGGGAGAAGCAGATGAAATGCCTATCAATATGCCTAAGAACAGTAACTACGTTTTAATGCAAAATTCAGATGTATTTAATGCACAATTAGTTAAACTAGAGGCTATATGTTTCAAGAGATTCTTGCTAGAACTGATCGATGACAACACAACTCTAGTTGCAAAGGTGTATGACCCGCGCATGGTTAACAGATATGAATTTAAAGGTTattcttttgaagaaaagaaagacGTGTGTTATGAATGGTACCGCACTGAAAGATTATGCTATTCAATCTTGTCCAAAGACCCTGAGTTCAATAGTTGCTACGTTCGTCAAAAGATGGGGCAGGTCATGATTACCATGGACAAACTGTATGTTGCGAAAGGGCACTTCAACCTTTTTCGATATATCGAGAAAGCCCCGTTACCGAAAGACCGGGAAACATATGAGAAGGCTAGGAAACAATTGGAGGTGATTCACCGGAACGGAATTGTACACAGggatattaaagaagacAATATTCTCTGTACAAAAGAAGGGCAAGTATAcatcattgattttgcaCTTTCTAGGCCCAATgttaatatttatgataGTGGACTGGAGCAGCAAGATTTTAATGCTTTAGAACGTGTGTTTGTTTGA